A single genomic interval of Gouania willdenowi chromosome 10, fGouWil2.1, whole genome shotgun sequence harbors:
- the gpr151 gene encoding probable G-protein coupled receptor 151 isoform X2, which yields MDTLDGNNVTMENNSSTKWSFTEHSLFQEPRELRVLVPAILGVICVLGAACNLTAMAVLFSNAHKGKLSLINSLIFNLMFADGLVLLFSVPFRAVSFSKASWSLGWVVCKTSDWFLQSCMAAKSFTVATMAKACYCYVSNPTKQRKIRGLVCVLMIPPQALDFMTVYNKAYPLGVYCAPLSIALMYFWKAYGQCQRRSSKTQNLRTQIRSRRLTLMLFSLTVAMAILWLPQWVVWVWERHMAEKEIDGSQPYVSSSPPLLLTLSAQLLTFTLSLVNPLIVLSLSEEFRDGYRGLWRRLTLHQQPSPKAKPGPHNPTSLKCPCPRPEMSAQLRGDTGFRMNFCQEPEEQSGGREADTGSLKDGVVLPDVEQFWHEREIEDNAEENDPVPWEHQSREHKRHSLG from the exons ATGGATACGTTGGATGGGAACAATGTGACGATGGAGAACAACTCATCTACTAAATGGTCCTTTACTGAGCACAGTCTCTTCCAGGAGCCCCGTGAGCTGAGGGTTCTGGTACCGGCCATTCTAGGAGTCATCTGCGTCCTGGGCGCGGCTTGCAACCTCACCGCCATGGCCGTCCTCTTCTCCAACGCACACAAGGGCAAACTGTCCCTCATTAACTCGCTCATCTTTAACCTGATGTTTGCTGATGGGCTAGTGCTGCTCTTCTCAGTGCCTTTCAGGGCAGTTTCCTTCTCCAAAGCCAGTTGGAGTCTCGGCTGGGTGGTGTGCAAGACATCCGACTGGTTCCTTCAGTCCTGCATGGCTGCAAAGAGCTTCACCGTGGCCACCATGGCCAAAGCCTGCTACTGCTACGTGTCCAACCCCACCAAGCAG AGAAAGATCCGTggactggtgtgtgtgttgatgattCCTCCACAAGCCCTGGACTTCATGACAGTGTATAACAAAGCCTACCCACTGGGAGTTTACTGTGCTCCCCTAAGCATTGCCTTGATGTATTTCTGGAAAGCTTATGGCCAGTGCCAACGTCGCTCCAGTAAGACTCAGAACCTGCGCACCCAGATCAGATCTCGAAGACTGACATTGATGCTGTTCAGTCTCACCGTGGCCATGGCCATCCTCTGGCTTCCGCAGTGGGTGGTGTGGGTTTGGGAGCGCCACATGGCAGAGAAAGAGATTGACGGATCACAGCCCTACgtctcttcttctcctcctcttctcctGACTCTCTCTGCTCAGCTGCTCACCTTCACCCTGTCGCTGGTGAATCCTCTCATCGTTCTCTCTTTGTCTGAGGAGTTCAGAGATGGCTACAGAGGACTGTGGAGACGTCTCACTCTGCACCAGCAACCCTCACCCAAGGCAAAGCCAGGACCACACAACCCTACTTCTCTCAAGTGTCCCTGTCCCAGACCAGAGATGTCGGCCCAGCTCAGAGGGGACACCGGCTTTCGAATGAACTTCTGCCAGGAGCCTGAGGAGCAGAGTGGAGGAAGAGAAGCAGACACGGGGAGCCTAAAGGACGGGGTGGTGTTACCTGATGTGGAACAGTTCTGGCATGAGAGGGAGATCGAAGACAACGCAGAGGAAAATGATCCTGTGCCGTGGGAACACCAGAGCAGAGAACATAAGAGGCACTCCCTGggttga
- the gpr151 gene encoding probable G-protein coupled receptor 151 isoform X1, with product MDTLDGNNVTMENNSSTKWSFTEHSLFQEPRELRVLVPAILGVICVLGAACNLTAMAVLFSNAHKGKLSLINSLIFNLMFADGLVLLFSVPFRAVSFSKASWSLGWVVCKTSDWFLQSCMAAKSFTVATMAKACYCYVSNPTKQVSVHLASILMVLFFIWISACFVTIPLWLFTTLQRKIRGLVCVLMIPPQALDFMTVYNKAYPLGVYCAPLSIALMYFWKAYGQCQRRSSKTQNLRTQIRSRRLTLMLFSLTVAMAILWLPQWVVWVWERHMAEKEIDGSQPYVSSSPPLLLTLSAQLLTFTLSLVNPLIVLSLSEEFRDGYRGLWRRLTLHQQPSPKAKPGPHNPTSLKCPCPRPEMSAQLRGDTGFRMNFCQEPEEQSGGREADTGSLKDGVVLPDVEQFWHEREIEDNAEENDPVPWEHQSREHKRHSLG from the coding sequence ATGGATACGTTGGATGGGAACAATGTGACGATGGAGAACAACTCATCTACTAAATGGTCCTTTACTGAGCACAGTCTCTTCCAGGAGCCCCGTGAGCTGAGGGTTCTGGTACCGGCCATTCTAGGAGTCATCTGCGTCCTGGGCGCGGCTTGCAACCTCACCGCCATGGCCGTCCTCTTCTCCAACGCACACAAGGGCAAACTGTCCCTCATTAACTCGCTCATCTTTAACCTGATGTTTGCTGATGGGCTAGTGCTGCTCTTCTCAGTGCCTTTCAGGGCAGTTTCCTTCTCCAAAGCCAGTTGGAGTCTCGGCTGGGTGGTGTGCAAGACATCCGACTGGTTCCTTCAGTCCTGCATGGCTGCAAAGAGCTTCACCGTGGCCACCATGGCCAAAGCCTGCTACTGCTACGTGTCCAACCCCACCAAGCAGGTCAGTGTCCACCTGGCTTCCATCCTGATGGTGCTCTTCTTCATCTGGATCTCTGCCTGTTTTGTCACCATCCCACTTTGGCTGTTTACTACTCTGCAGAGAAAGATCCGTggactggtgtgtgtgttgatgattCCTCCACAAGCCCTGGACTTCATGACAGTGTATAACAAAGCCTACCCACTGGGAGTTTACTGTGCTCCCCTAAGCATTGCCTTGATGTATTTCTGGAAAGCTTATGGCCAGTGCCAACGTCGCTCCAGTAAGACTCAGAACCTGCGCACCCAGATCAGATCTCGAAGACTGACATTGATGCTGTTCAGTCTCACCGTGGCCATGGCCATCCTCTGGCTTCCGCAGTGGGTGGTGTGGGTTTGGGAGCGCCACATGGCAGAGAAAGAGATTGACGGATCACAGCCCTACgtctcttcttctcctcctcttctcctGACTCTCTCTGCTCAGCTGCTCACCTTCACCCTGTCGCTGGTGAATCCTCTCATCGTTCTCTCTTTGTCTGAGGAGTTCAGAGATGGCTACAGAGGACTGTGGAGACGTCTCACTCTGCACCAGCAACCCTCACCCAAGGCAAAGCCAGGACCACACAACCCTACTTCTCTCAAGTGTCCCTGTCCCAGACCAGAGATGTCGGCCCAGCTCAGAGGGGACACCGGCTTTCGAATGAACTTCTGCCAGGAGCCTGAGGAGCAGAGTGGAGGAAGAGAAGCAGACACGGGGAGCCTAAAGGACGGGGTGGTGTTACCTGATGTGGAACAGTTCTGGCATGAGAGGGAGATCGAAGACAACGCAGAGGAAAATGATCCTGTGCCGTGGGAACACCAGAGCAGAGAACATAAGAGGCACTCCCTGggttga